The genomic interval TTTATTTTTGATTATAGAGTTTTTATGTGTTTTCATAATTTATTTGACACTACCCAACTATTTATTTATACAAAGAGAACTCGGAATTTTCCGAGTCCTTTTTGTGTTTAGGCACTATTTAGACACTACAAATATTTTATCCATTTTTTCTTTTGTATTTTCTTTATATTCATTTAAACCTATTAGAACCAAATGTGTGTATTACCTTATGCATCGTAAAATTAGTGGTACAAATGAAAGTAAATATTTATTTCCATAATGTACGATTAAAGCTATATTTATTATCCCTCAGGAACTAATCGAAGAGTGGAACAAATTTCAAAAGTAAAACAGTCCAGGTTTTACTGGACTGTTAATGTTGACTACTTTTTAGGAATATAATTACCCTTAATATGGTTATATTCTAATTCAACTATTTTTTTGAAAATAACTTCTGTAAAATCAGCAAGTTTTTGAGGAGTTTCTAAATAAATTCTTCCTGCTCCATCACTAATAGAAGACAAATGTGCCTTTACAATTTCAACTGTCGCTTCTAATTTGGTCATTTCCTTTTCACTCATCGTTCTCACTCCACTTTCTTAAATATATTTGATAATTTCATTATACTATTTATTTGTCGCAAAAAAAAGAAGTATGTCTATAAAATTATAAAGGAGTTGGTATTATGCCAACTGTCATTTCTGAACATCAAGATGAGTATAACTCTTTACACCACACGTGACCTATACAGGTGTAGTAGCAAGGTGGTGTATTATTGTTGACATAATAATGAAAATACATTTGTCGACAATATTCGACAAGGGTAAATTATGGTAAGTGATACAATCAATTTGTAAACGAATAGGAGGATTTTATTATGAAAAAAATGCTAATGTTTCTATTTAGTGCTTTTATTTTGTTTTTCACATTACAATCAAAAGATCAAGAATACACCATTACAAGGGGAAGTAGTGAGAGTATTGGTGATGCGGATATAATTGGGGAAAATGAAAATGATACATCTACTAAGGATCATCCAGGAACTATAGATTACAATGAATTTGAAGAAGAAACATATCAACAAGTTCATTTTAGAAAAAATGATGGTGTAAAATACTACACAAATCATAGTTATAAAGATTATTCACTTTCTGGAACAATAGATTATCCTGGAGATGTGGATTACTATAAAATTAGTATACCAACAAGCAAGTTATTAAAATTTGTTCATACTCCTAAATATGATATAAGATTACTTGATAGTCTATTTAGACCAGTTTCTTTTTCATATGATATAGAAAAGAAAGATGAAAATGGGAAGAATATCAGCATTGAAGATATCTTTGGTTTATTGAGTAATCAGGAGCATTTGAGTAATGTGGAATATATACTAGAAGTAAAACATCATGATAAAACAATTAGATCAGCTAATTACAACATATTGATTACTGACTTAATATATGAACCAGAGATAGCATTAAATTATGATGACAGCCAAATAATTCATAAAGATGAATTGGCATATAAACCAAAGAATAAGATGATATCATATAAATTTGAAGATAATCATTGGAAGCATCATGATACTGGAGAATCTGTTACGACTGGAATAGTTGAAGATTTTTATTTTGATGATTATAGAAGTGCAATAAACTTTGCCAGAGATTTACAAGTAACAATGCTTGCAACTATCCAAAATCTTTTTAGAATGGATGGAAGCAGGCATACTTCAATAATAGATCAAGTCCATTATTTTGCTAGAGAAAATAATGATGGGAAAGTACATATTAGAATATATACTTACAACAATTATGAACATGATGAAGATGGTCATTTATATAAACAGGGTTCAAGAACCGATATAGAAATAACAAAATGGGATGGAGTAATTATTGATTATCCTATCTATTCTGATTGGTTGAGAAATGATCATTTCGAATACACTGATCACACAATGTTACCATATGAATAAATAAATAATTAAATATTTAAAAAAGTATCTGTATTTTTGTATGTTATAATAATTTTAGTGTGTATTAAGGAGAAGAGGATATGAGCATTAATGTATTTAATGAAACAGAAATTGAACTAATAAAAAATAATCCAAATGTTAAGCGTGTGTCAAGTAAATCTATTACTTATACCCTTGAATTCAAGATTGACTTTATGCATGAATATAGAGGCGGAAAATTACCACGTCAAATATTTATTGAACATGGTTTTGATGTTGATATTATAGGGATGAAACGAATAGAACAATGTGCAACTAGATGGAAGAGACTTTATAATGACGGAGGCGTTGTTTCACTTGATGATTCCCGTAAAGATAATCGAGGAAGATATAAGCATGAAATTCAAACCGAAGAACAAGAGATTGAGAAATTAAAGGCTAAAATTGCTTTAATAGAAATGGAAAATGATATGTTAAAAAAGCTCGACGAAAGCGAAAGGAGGAATGGGAAAGAAATAAGAAAAAGTGATAAATTTGAGATGATCAAAAAGTCATCCATAAATCTAGAAGACCAGGAATACAAGATTATTTATGTAGTGTGGCAGAAGTATCAAGAAGTGGTTACTATAACTACCATTCAGAAAAATCAAAGAAGAATAGAATGAAAAAGGAACAAAATGATAAGAAAAGATTTAAACTCATCAAGGAAGTATTTGAGGTTGGAAAGAAAAAGTATGGTGCTAAACAAATTAAGATGCATTTAAAGGAAAACATGAATTTGAAGTCCATTAGAAGAATTATGAGTAAATATGGTCTAGTATGTAAAATACGTAGACAGGATCCTTATAAGCAGATGTTAAAAGCAGATCAAAACCATAGAGTACACAAGAATCATTTAAATAGAAACTTTGATCAGCAGTCTCCATATAAGGTGTTACTGACTGATATTACGTATATAAGGTATAATAATAGATTCGCATATTTATCTACCATATTAGATGGTAGTACGAAAGAATTAGTTGCTTATAAGGTATCAAATAATCTTAAAATTGACTTTGTATTGGATACAGTTAAAGAATTAGACAATATAAACTTACCCGAAAATGCCATTATACATTCGGACCAAGGAAGTCATTATACAAGTCCTAAATTCTCAAAAGAAGTGAGGTCAAGAAACTTACTTCAATCAATGTCTCGTAGAGGTAACTGTTGGGATAATGCACCTATAGAATCGTTCTTTGGCCATATGAAAGACTATATAGACTTTTCAGAATGTAAAACATTAAAAGATGTAGAACTAAAAATAGATGATTATATGTACTATTACAATCACCAAAGATATCAGTGGAAACTAAATAAGCTGACTCCTATTGAATTCAGGAATCAGCTTAAAGCAGCATAATATAATATATTCTTTTTTTCAATATGTCCTTGACATAGGGTACAGTTTATTATATGGATACTTTTTTCATTATAGGAGCTGAATGCTAGGGCTAAACTAAACAAGAAATGTTTGTGAAGGAATACTTAATAGATTTAAATGCAACTTAGGCGTCTTAAATAATCATTATCTATAGAATAATTAAAAATAAAAATTATTAGTAATAGGGTTAATATGATAAATATCAAATATTTAATTACTACTAATATATTAGTAATTATGAGTACTTTTCTTGATATAAGCCATAGATTATTAATAATAAATCCTGAAATATAAAGAATAATTTAATAATATGAATTTATATTTATTAATACCATAGATAGGCATAATATAATAGATATTAAAAGCATAAATATTATATCTGAATTTTATCCTAGCATGTGTTTATATTTATAATAGTGCTGATGGTACTTCACCATGGTAAGATAAAACTCATCAAGAATTGGAAGACAAGAAACGACATAATCATGAAATGTTTTATGAGAAAATAAATATATGAAGTATTTAATAATTGTCATTTATATACATGATTTTTTTTGCGTTAATGGTATTGATAGTAATTTACACAAACTTAGGTGCTATTGATACTTCTTATTCTGATTGGTTTAGAAAGTGAGATGATATGAAAATGATACAACAACATACTGATGTAATTCTAAAATTAAAATCATATCTAGGTGAGATTGATGGATAGATTAATCATTATCGTTGTTGCTGTATTGTCGTTTTGTTTAGGAATGTTATGGAATTATACACGTTGGCGTATATCAGGGAAAATTTACGAACGAGCAAAGGTAATTTATACTGAAAATATCGAGTTGAGATTTGAAAATGCATTTCTTAAACATGAATTGGAAGAAAAAAATGAAATTTGAAGTAGAAAAGAAAGGGTTTAATAATGATAGTGGAATTTTAGTTTATAATGAAGAACTAAATGAGTTAATGTAAATACTCATACAAATAAATCAATTATAATCAGAAATTAAATGCAATAAAAATTTTATTATTAAATTATAGTCTATCCCAGTTTTATATAGTTTTGTATTAAAAACAAAGTGAGCTTTTCTAATATCTATATTTTAATAATTTTAACTTCTGATGGTTTTAAGTATAGGTTTAAGTTTAAATTATAATCAAAATCATATAAATCTCTTGCCGGTTCATATTGGGAATAGAGTTGGTTTGCTTTTCTGGTATAATTTTTTGCTGCTTCTCTTATTTGATACAGGTTTGCCTGGCAATAGGTATCATGGTAAGGGTCAGTATTAGCGAAAATAAGTAGGATGTTATTGTTTTGTTGATCTATTTTATGTGGTTCTACATAACCAAAACCAATACAATTGATGCTCATATGTTCAAAACCAATCGGATAATAATTGTTTAAATCGACCATTGTATCAATATATTGTTTCCTAATCCTTGAAACAATATCTAAGTTATCAGCGATATCCCAACGCATATGATTTAAGTAATGAAAAGCATATTTATCAAATAAAGCTAGTTTACCATAAAAAGGATCATTTTGATCTAAAAGATATCTTTCATTAGGTCTAGCATCTAGACCAATATTCATTGGTTGTAGTTCATATACTTCTTGTCCAGAATTAATAAATGGAATAGCATTAGGGACAAACATATTTAATATGGTTAACATTTTCGCTGCATTACGTCCTCCTTTGCGAGCTGCTAGGCGTGGTGTATCATGTGTCTCACCACAAGCAAAAAGAGGGCATGATAGATGGTGTACATCGTATAAAAAAGCATGTAATCGACGATCCTGAAATCTTGGTTCCTCTGTAAAACCAGGTCCAATAATCATATTATAACCTGATTCACGTGCTTTTTGGGCGTTAGATGATTCTAGTTCTTCTGCGATAAAACAAAAATTAGGATCAATTTGACGTGCTTTAGATAGAATCATATCTAATAAGTCATTTGACAAGGCATGTCCCATATCAATTCTAGCGCCATCAATTCCAAATTTGCTTTGATAATAAGGAATCACATTTGACAGAGTTTCCCAAAGTTCTATATTAGGCTGATTACCCTGATAATAGTTATTTTTTATGGTATCAAACAATATATAAGGTGGAATAACTTCATCACCAACATGTTTTTTTAACTCTTTATGGGTTAATACTGGATGATCTAAATACATTCTAAAGAAAGTCACATCCGTCCAAGGTGGTTGTGGGTCATTAATGTGATCAGAAAAAGCTGGTGCAATTTGAATTCCATATGACTTTTTAATTAACTCTAGAAATGATTGATTTGGGTTATGTCTGTATTCCTCTACAATTAGTTCATATTTTTCAGAGTCTAGTGTTTTTGGATCAAAACTAAATTTTCGAATGTGTTTCCATACATGGTGTGATTGATAAACTTGTTCTAAAAATTGTGGTTTTGGAGATAAAATAGGTCCTAATGAAGGGACCGAAGGTGGAAAATAGTCATTGTATTCTTCACATTTAATCCAATAAAACCATTCTGGGTGATCTAAAATTAAATCATTTTCAACCGCATTTGTACGGGGGATGATATCAATCATTACTTTCATGTCTAGTATATGACAGGCTTCGACAAATGCTTGAAATTCATCATCAACAGTAAAGTTATCTCCACTAATTGGGTCTTTTAAATTAGGATCTAACTCAAATAGATTAGAAACACCATAAGGAGAACCGAGTTCTCCCTTTTTATCTTTTAAGGAAAATTTAGAGATTGGTAACATGTAAACTACATCAACCCCCATTTTTTTTAGTAATGGAAGTAATACTAATGTTTTAATAAATGTTCCAGTTTCTTTTAATTGATAGAGATTACTATGATCTAATTGACCACTTCTGTCATGATCCCAAGAAGTAGATGCACGAATCATCATAGAATAAACAACACTTTTTTTTATCCAATCTCCCCCAAGATAGGAATAATCCTTGGAATGTTCAATTGGAAATATTTGATGAATTGGTTGACTGTAATCAATATTTTTTTTAGCTTTAGGTAAAATATAAGATTTAATGACTTCATGATAAAAGTGATAAGGATTGACAATTAGTTCACCCCAAGGTGTTTTGGTTATTTTCTTTTCATCATAATCCCATGCATTCCATAAGTCAGGAACGGTATAATTATAAACTTGCTTCGTTTTAATTTTTGGTTTTAAAATATTTAATAATTGATTTAATTTACTAGTTTGATTTCTATTGGTTTTATTCATGATTTTAAAGGTAACTCCCTTCGTGTATAATCTATTTATGATTAAGAAATATTTTAAATGTTTTATAAGATTGATTCTTGTATAAACATTATATAGTGTATGTAAATTAAAAAAAAATAAACAATATAACTATACGAGAAATATAACGTTTACATAATGATAAAATAGGCTTTTATCTTGTAAAAAGCAAGTTATAAATGTATACTATTAACTGTAATAAGGAGGTTTGTTTAAAATGAATAATAATTTAGTAGCACTCATTATTTTAGATGGATTTGCATATGGACCTAAATATGAAGGAAACGCGATAGATTTAGCGAAAAAACCTAATTTTGATCGACTAATTGCTGACTATCCTCATTCAACTTTAAATGCTAGTGGTGAGGCAGTTGGATTACCAGAAGGACAAATGGGAAATAGTGAAGTTGGTCACTTAAATATTGGTGCAGGAAGAATCGTGTATCAATCATTAACAAGAATAAATAAGTCAATAAAAGAGAAAAGTTTCTTTAATAATAAAGAATTTTTAAAAGCCACTGATTATGTAAAAGAACATCAATCAAAATTACATATTTTTGGTTTATTATCAGATGGTGGAGTACATTCACATATTAATCATATAATTGCTTTAATTGAAATGGCAAAGCAACAAAATATAGAAAAAGTTTATGTTCATGCATTTTTGGATGGTAGAGATGTACCACCTAAATCAGCAATTGGATATGTTGAATCATTAGAAAAGGCAATGAAAGAAATTGGTTTAGGTGAAATCGCAACGGTTTCAGGTCGTTATTACGCGATGGACCGTGATAAAGACTATGAAAGAACACAACTTGCCTATGATGCGATGACTTTAGCTCAAGGACTTAAATTTAATAGCGCCAAAGAAGGAATTGAAACTTCTTATGAAAAAGGTATTGTGGATGAATTTGTTGTTCCTTTTGTGGTTAAAGAAGAAGGAATGATTAATGAACATGATGCGGTTATTTTTGCTAATTTCCGCCCAGACCGTGCAATTCAAATCGCAACTGCTGTTTCTAATCCAGATAATGTAGCGAAATATGCCAAAGCTGGTAAAGCAGTGCTTGATGCTTCAAAAGGTCCTCGTAATGTATGTTTTGTTTGTATGATGCATTATGCTGAAAGTGTAAAAGGTGAAGTTGCATTTGGACTACAAGATTTACATAACACATTAGGAGATTATGTATCTCATATAGGATTAAAACAATTAAGAATCGCAGAAACTCAAAAATATGCACACGTTACATTCTTTTTTGATGGAGGTATCGATAAAGAAATTCCAGGATCTAAAAGAGTCCTAATTGATTCTCCTGCAGTAGCGACTTTTGATTTAAAACCAGAGATGAGTGCATTTGAAGTGACAGATGCGGTATTAAAAGAATTAGATAGAGATGACTTAAATATGGTCATTTTAAATTATGCTAACTGTGATATGGTTGGTCATACAGGAGTTATTCCTGCAGCGGTCAAAGCAGTTGAAGCTGTTGATACCTGTTTAGGTAAAGTTGTTAATAAAATTGTTGAAAAAAGTGGCGTAGCGATTGTTACTGCTGACCATGGAAATGCTGAAAAACTAATTGCTGAAGATGGTAAAGCTTTCACTGCTCATACAACAAACCCAGTACCTTTAATTATTACTGAAAAGGGAATAGAAATTCGTGAAGGTGGTAATTTAGGAGATATCGCACCTACGATGTTAGAAGTGTTAGGTGTAGGTCAACCAAAAGAGATGACTGGTAAATCTTTAATAAAAAAATAACTTATAAGGTGATTTTATGGCTAAAGTATATCAAACTAATATACTTAAAGAGGCATTATTAAATTATAAAAATACTGATATTATTGCGTTTCCAACGGATACAGTCTATGGAATAGGTGCTAATTTATTTAGCATCGAAGCAATTAATAAAATATATCAAACAAAACACAGACCAGGCCATAAGCCCTTAGCTGTTTTATGTGCAAATAAACAACAGATTTTACAAGTGGTAAAAGAAATCCCTCCGCAAATGGAGTTATTAATTAATCATTTTATGCCCGGTGCTTTAACGGTGATACTACCAAAAAAAGAGGAAGTACCTGATTTTGTAACAAGTAACCTTCCAACAATTGGTGTTAGAATACCTAATCATAAGATTGCATTAGAAATCCTTGAAAAAGTTGGACCCTTGGCAACAACAAGTGCTAATCTATCTGGTAATAAGAGTCTAAATGATGCTAGTGATGTCATTAAGCGACTAGGCGATAATATAGATATTATTATTGATGGGGGGAAAACGGATATTCAGATACCTTCAACTGTTGTCACGATTTTAAATGATGAAATAAAAATTATACGTGAAGGATCAATAGAAAAGGAAATGATTCAACAAGTATTAAATAAATAGATGTTAAAAAAACAAATATCACTAAGGTATTTGTTTTTTTTTCTGTTTATTAATTTGAATCAGGTGATGTTTGTATGCTAAAATAGGAATAATAAATAAAAAGGAGAGATAGTATGAGTTTTAAGTTGATAGGTGCGGATGATCTTCAACTATATGTGAATGATTATGTAATTGATAAAATGAAAGGAATCGTATTGTGTATCCATGGGATGTGTGAACATAGTAATCGATATGAAGATTTTGCTTTATTTTTAAATAAAAACGGATATTCTGTATACACTTATGATCATCGTGGTCATGGTCAATCTATTTTAATGAATGAAAATAAAGGTTATTTAGGAATTGATGGTTTTAATAAGATGGTTTATGATATGAATGTCGTTGTTTCTTATATTAAAGAGAAATACCCTAATGAAAAAATATATTTACTTGGACATAGTA from Mycoplasmatota bacterium carries:
- the gpmI gene encoding 2,3-bisphosphoglycerate-independent phosphoglycerate mutase; translation: MNNNLVALIILDGFAYGPKYEGNAIDLAKKPNFDRLIADYPHSTLNASGEAVGLPEGQMGNSEVGHLNIGAGRIVYQSLTRINKSIKEKSFFNNKEFLKATDYVKEHQSKLHIFGLLSDGGVHSHINHIIALIEMAKQQNIEKVYVHAFLDGRDVPPKSAIGYVESLEKAMKEIGLGEIATVSGRYYAMDRDKDYERTQLAYDAMTLAQGLKFNSAKEGIETSYEKGIVDEFVVPFVVKEEGMINEHDAVIFANFRPDRAIQIATAVSNPDNVAKYAKAGKAVLDASKGPRNVCFVCMMHYAESVKGEVAFGLQDLHNTLGDYVSHIGLKQLRIAETQKYAHVTFFFDGGIDKEIPGSKRVLIDSPAVATFDLKPEMSAFEVTDAVLKELDRDDLNMVILNYANCDMVGHTGVIPAAVKAVEAVDTCLGKVVNKIVEKSGVAIVTADHGNAEKLIAEDGKAFTAHTTNPVPLIITEKGIEIREGGNLGDIAPTMLEVLGVGQPKEMTGKSLIKK
- a CDS encoding alpha-amylase, yielding MNKTNRNQTSKLNQLLNILKPKIKTKQVYNYTVPDLWNAWDYDEKKITKTPWGELIVNPYHFYHEVIKSYILPKAKKNIDYSQPIHQIFPIEHSKDYSYLGGDWIKKSVVYSMMIRASTSWDHDRSGQLDHSNLYQLKETGTFIKTLVLLPLLKKMGVDVVYMLPISKFSLKDKKGELGSPYGVSNLFELDPNLKDPISGDNFTVDDEFQAFVEACHILDMKVMIDIIPRTNAVENDLILDHPEWFYWIKCEEYNDYFPPSVPSLGPILSPKPQFLEQVYQSHHVWKHIRKFSFDPKTLDSEKYELIVEEYRHNPNQSFLELIKKSYGIQIAPAFSDHINDPQPPWTDVTFFRMYLDHPVLTHKELKKHVGDEVIPPYILFDTIKNNYYQGNQPNIELWETLSNVIPYYQSKFGIDGARIDMGHALSNDLLDMILSKARQIDPNFCFIAEELESSNAQKARESGYNMIIGPGFTEEPRFQDRRLHAFLYDVHHLSCPLFACGETHDTPRLAARKGGRNAAKMLTILNMFVPNAIPFINSGQEVYELQPMNIGLDARPNERYLLDQNDPFYGKLALFDKYAFHYLNHMRWDIADNLDIVSRIRKQYIDTMVDLNNYYPIGFEHMSINCIGFGYVEPHKIDQQNNNILLIFANTDPYHDTYCQANLYQIREAAKNYTRKANQLYSQYEPARDLYDFDYNLNLNLYLKPSEVKIIKI
- a CDS encoding IS3 family transposase, with the translated sequence MAEVSRSGYYNYHSEKSKKNRMKKEQNDKKRFKLIKEVFEVGKKKYGAKQIKMHLKENMNLKSIRRIMSKYGLVCKIRRQDPYKQMLKADQNHRVHKNHLNRNFDQQSPYKVLLTDITYIRYNNRFAYLSTILDGSTKELVAYKVSNNLKIDFVLDTVKELDNINLPENAIIHSDQGSHYTSPKFSKEVRSRNLLQSMSRRGNCWDNAPIESFFGHMKDYIDFSECKTLKDVELKIDDYMYYYNHQRYQWKLNKLTPIEFRNQLKAA
- a CDS encoding threonylcarbamoyl-AMP synthase, which gives rise to MAKVYQTNILKEALLNYKNTDIIAFPTDTVYGIGANLFSIEAINKIYQTKHRPGHKPLAVLCANKQQILQVVKEIPPQMELLINHFMPGALTVILPKKEEVPDFVTSNLPTIGVRIPNHKIALEILEKVGPLATTSANLSGNKSLNDASDVIKRLGDNIDIIIDGGKTDIQIPSTVVTILNDEIKIIREGSIEKEMIQQVLNK